From Heterodontus francisci isolate sHetFra1 unplaced genomic scaffold, sHetFra1.hap1 HAP1_SCAFFOLD_1027, whole genome shotgun sequence, the proteins below share one genomic window:
- the LOC137360355 gene encoding serine protease 27-like isoform X1 produces MQPRDVLRLTIFLSSFLWGQADQACGRPVISNRIVGGQDSMAGSWPWQVSIHEGSSHICGGTLITNTWVLTAAHCVSQRKIRSYTVYAGRYQQGGVNNNERSSTVQSVIRHVKYQEDKNDYDIALVKLMKTIPYSDYILPICLPNSRFQISCGSECWVTGWGNVQESVSLPSPGTLQEVAVDLIGRQTCNLLYQRGVTSTSDITTISDKMLCAGLPQGTKDACQGDSGGPLVYLNNNTWVQVGIVSFGESCGLADRPGVYTDVAAFQTWITGNVGRLQLVSPTATEPPSPDGCRSGSPGGVRGALRHVGSLVSLLLCLLLLAE; encoded by the exons GGCTGACAATCTTCCTGAGTT CTTTCCTTTGGGGCCAAGCTGATCAAG CTTGTGGCCGTCCAGTTATATCGAACCGGATCGTGGGCGGGCAGGACTCCATGGCTGGAAGTTGGCCTTGGCAGGTCAGCATTCATGAGGGGAGCAGCCACATTTGCGGAGGGACGCTGATCACCAACACTTGGGTCTTGACAGCTGCTCACTGCGTCTCCCA GAGAAAGATACGCAGCTATACAGTATACGCTGGACGATATCAGCAGGGAGGAGTAAATAACAACGAAAGGTCATCTACTGTCCAATCAGTCATCCGCCATGTGAAATATCAGGAAGACAAGAATGACTATGATATCGCATTAGTAAAACTTATGAAAACAATCCCGTATTCTGACTACATCCTGCCCATCTGCCTGCCAAACTCCAGATTCCAAATCAGCTGTGGAAGCGAATGCTGGGTCACTGGGTGGGGCAATGTGCAAGAGAGTG TCAGCCTGCCTTCACCAGGAACACTCCAAGAGGTGGCGGTGGATCTGATCGGCCGACAAACCTGTAACCTTTTGTACCAGCGCGGAGTGACCTCAACTTCAGACATTACCACCATCAGCGACAAGATGCTGTGCGCCGGACTCCCGCAGGGCACGAAGGACGCCTGTCAG GGAGACTCGGGCGGCCCTCTGGTCTACTTGAACAATAATACCTGGGTACAGGTGGGCATCGTCAGCTTTGGCGAGAGCTGTGGGCTGGCCGACCGCCCGGGCGTCTACACGGACGTGGCCGCATTCCAGACCTGGATCACCGGGAACGTCGGCAGGCTGCAGCTCGTTTCCCCCACGGCGACGGAGCCGCCCTCCCCGGACGGATGTCGGAGCgggagcccgggaggagtgagggggGCTCTGCGCCACGTGGGCAGCCTcgtctccctccttctctgcctcctcctgctGGCGGAGTGA
- the LOC137360355 gene encoding serine protease 27-like isoform X2 gives MLPELRAFLWGQADQACGRPVISNRIVGGQDSMAGSWPWQVSIHEGSSHICGGTLITNTWVLTAAHCVSQRKIRSYTVYAGRYQQGGVNNNERSSTVQSVIRHVKYQEDKNDYDIALVKLMKTIPYSDYILPICLPNSRFQISCGSECWVTGWGNVQESVSLPSPGTLQEVAVDLIGRQTCNLLYQRGVTSTSDITTISDKMLCAGLPQGTKDACQGDSGGPLVYLNNNTWVQVGIVSFGESCGLADRPGVYTDVAAFQTWITGNVGRLQLVSPTATEPPSPDGCRSGSPGGVRGALRHVGSLVSLLLCLLLLAE, from the exons atgttaccagaactgagag CTTTCCTTTGGGGCCAAGCTGATCAAG CTTGTGGCCGTCCAGTTATATCGAACCGGATCGTGGGCGGGCAGGACTCCATGGCTGGAAGTTGGCCTTGGCAGGTCAGCATTCATGAGGGGAGCAGCCACATTTGCGGAGGGACGCTGATCACCAACACTTGGGTCTTGACAGCTGCTCACTGCGTCTCCCA GAGAAAGATACGCAGCTATACAGTATACGCTGGACGATATCAGCAGGGAGGAGTAAATAACAACGAAAGGTCATCTACTGTCCAATCAGTCATCCGCCATGTGAAATATCAGGAAGACAAGAATGACTATGATATCGCATTAGTAAAACTTATGAAAACAATCCCGTATTCTGACTACATCCTGCCCATCTGCCTGCCAAACTCCAGATTCCAAATCAGCTGTGGAAGCGAATGCTGGGTCACTGGGTGGGGCAATGTGCAAGAGAGTG TCAGCCTGCCTTCACCAGGAACACTCCAAGAGGTGGCGGTGGATCTGATCGGCCGACAAACCTGTAACCTTTTGTACCAGCGCGGAGTGACCTCAACTTCAGACATTACCACCATCAGCGACAAGATGCTGTGCGCCGGACTCCCGCAGGGCACGAAGGACGCCTGTCAG GGAGACTCGGGCGGCCCTCTGGTCTACTTGAACAATAATACCTGGGTACAGGTGGGCATCGTCAGCTTTGGCGAGAGCTGTGGGCTGGCCGACCGCCCGGGCGTCTACACGGACGTGGCCGCATTCCAGACCTGGATCACCGGGAACGTCGGCAGGCTGCAGCTCGTTTCCCCCACGGCGACGGAGCCGCCCTCCCCGGACGGATGTCGGAGCgggagcccgggaggagtgagggggGCTCTGCGCCACGTGGGCAGCCTcgtctccctccttctctgcctcctcctgctGGCGGAGTGA